The Altererythrobacter sp. ZODW24 genome window below encodes:
- a CDS encoding glycosyltransferase family 1 protein: MLRVTHFLRHPRPHLFSMERLYAAVRGALPQDIEARVWSCEHPSKGVLPRLRDAMAAWKEQGAVNHVTGDAHYLTFFLGASRTVLTVHDTESLERSSGIKRFLLWLFWFRLPVWRSAKIVVISEATRAALHRVISVDDGKLVTIPNPLTSQMDRKSQPFNAVRPRILHVGTKANKNLDRHVAALAGLDIELVILGRMTARQHEVLDGSGLEWSNPADLDEAELAGLYAGCDLLLFASTVEGFGLPILEAQSAGIPVITSNCSSMPEVAGDGAILVDPSSEQDIRSAVMKVIEEPDLRAQLVRDGDINVSRYSPEHIAGLYAELYRRVAASS, from the coding sequence ATGTTGCGTGTCACCCATTTCCTGCGCCATCCGCGCCCGCATCTGTTCAGCATGGAACGTCTTTATGCGGCGGTGCGCGGTGCATTGCCGCAGGATATTGAGGCACGCGTGTGGTCATGTGAGCATCCCAGCAAGGGCGTTCTCCCAAGGCTGCGCGATGCCATGGCCGCCTGGAAAGAACAGGGCGCGGTCAATCATGTCACAGGCGACGCGCACTATCTGACGTTTTTTCTCGGCGCCTCGCGGACTGTTCTGACCGTCCACGATACCGAGAGCCTCGAGCGATCGAGCGGCATCAAGCGTTTCTTACTTTGGCTGTTCTGGTTTCGCCTGCCTGTTTGGAGAAGCGCAAAGATTGTTGTCATTTCGGAAGCCACGCGCGCAGCGCTGCACCGCGTAATCTCGGTCGATGACGGGAAGCTGGTGACGATTCCGAACCCGCTTACCTCGCAAATGGATCGCAAATCGCAGCCATTTAACGCAGTACGCCCACGCATTCTGCATGTCGGGACCAAAGCCAACAAGAACCTTGACCGTCATGTTGCGGCTCTTGCGGGACTCGATATCGAGTTGGTTATTCTCGGCAGGATGACGGCACGGCAACATGAAGTGTTGGACGGTTCAGGTCTCGAATGGAGCAATCCGGCCGATTTGGACGAGGCTGAACTAGCAGGCCTCTATGCCGGGTGCGATCTACTGCTGTTTGCATCGACGGTAGAAGGCTTCGGCCTGCCAATTTTAGAAGCGCAATCGGCTGGAATCCCGGTCATCACCAGCAATTGCTCGTCGATGCCTGAAGTTGCGGGTGACGGAGCCATTCTGGTTGATCCCAGCAGCGAACAAGATATTCGCAGCGCCGTGATGAAGGTGATCGAAGAGCCGGACTTGCGAGCTCAGTTGGTGCGTGACGGCGATATCAATGTCAGTCGCTATTCGCCTGAACATATCGCCGGGCTCTATGCTGAACTTTATCGCAGAGTCGCGGCCTCATCATGA
- a CDS encoding glycosyltransferase, translating into MSFRPIIMVFCRTYLPGYRAGGPVRTLSNLVEALGDEFDFRIVTLDRDFRAEEVYPDVEPDRWTAVGKGRVIYLPPETVTMARLQSLIAETGPDVLYLNSLMDTYFPVRVLALGRLGRIARIPTVLAVRGQLNPGALGLKAMPKRAYLAGLKASGLLNRLVWQATATAERTAIENAVSRRFITKSGGQIAIVPNIAHSDNPAVKDWQSRQAGSPLRIALLGRISPMKNITFAIRAVAGMQQPASLDLIGPSEDADYWRLCEEQIAELPADKSVREIGAVEPSSIPQILAAYDCFLLPSLGENFGHAISEALGAGLPAVISDQTPWRNLEDSGVGWDLSLENTAPFAQALDELALLGDEAMHERHLACAEYVKTAGSNHEAIAACRDMFKAAMALES; encoded by the coding sequence ATGAGTTTTCGCCCGATAATTATGGTGTTTTGCCGGACATATCTGCCGGGCTACCGCGCTGGCGGACCTGTGCGCACGCTTTCCAATCTCGTTGAGGCACTCGGCGATGAATTTGACTTCCGGATAGTCACACTAGATCGCGATTTCCGTGCCGAAGAGGTCTATCCGGATGTCGAGCCTGATCGCTGGACAGCGGTCGGTAAGGGTCGCGTTATCTACCTACCGCCCGAGACAGTGACAATGGCGCGTTTGCAAAGTCTTATTGCCGAAACCGGGCCCGACGTTCTCTATCTTAATAGCCTGATGGACACATATTTCCCGGTCCGCGTCTTGGCTCTCGGGCGCCTTGGGCGAATTGCAAGGATTCCTACTGTGCTCGCCGTCAGGGGACAGCTAAATCCGGGCGCCCTTGGTCTCAAGGCAATGCCCAAACGCGCGTATCTTGCGGGGCTGAAGGCCTCTGGCTTGCTGAACCGGCTGGTGTGGCAGGCCACTGCGACTGCTGAACGCACCGCCATCGAGAATGCAGTGAGCCGGCGCTTTATTACGAAAAGTGGCGGGCAGATTGCGATTGTCCCCAATATTGCCCATTCCGACAACCCTGCCGTGAAAGACTGGCAATCGCGACAGGCTGGCAGTCCCTTGCGGATTGCGCTCCTTGGTCGGATTTCTCCGATGAAGAATATAACCTTCGCAATTCGCGCGGTGGCCGGCATGCAGCAACCTGCCAGTCTCGATCTTATCGGGCCGTCAGAAGATGCAGATTACTGGCGCCTTTGCGAAGAACAGATAGCAGAGCTGCCTGCAGATAAATCTGTGCGAGAGATAGGTGCGGTAGAACCATCGTCGATCCCCCAAATACTGGCCGCGTATGATTGTTTCCTATTGCCATCGTTAGGTGAAAACTTCGGCCATGCGATCTCCGAGGCGCTAGGGGCGGGACTGCCCGCGGTGATCAGCGACCAGACACCTTGGCGGAATCTTGAAGATAGCGGTGTTGGCTGGGACCTGTCGCTGGAGAATACGGCGCCATTTGCCCAAGCTCTCGATGAACTGGCTCTGCTTGGCGACGAGGCCATGCATGAGCGCCATTTGGCTTGCGCGGAATATGTGAAAACGGCAGGGAGCAATCACGAAGCAATAGCGGCGTGTCGCGATATGTTCAAAGCTGCTATGGCTCTGGAAAGCTGA